TTTCCTTATCAAGCCCTCTTGCAGTAAGAGCCTCAGCCGGACATCTATTCACACAGACGAGACACTCCTCTCCTTTTTTATAACGGCAGAATTCTTCAGCAGGACGGGGAGTGGGAGGTATTTCTGCTGAAATCAGTATTGTTCCGAAGCGGCCTGCACACCCGGCTTTTGTAATCAGCATGTGATGAACCCCAAAAGTGCCAAGCCCGGCTGCAAAAGCTGCACTTCTGTGGGACCAGGCAAAGTCAAAACCTCTATTTTTGTAATCAAAAGTAACCTCAGGCACGACTGCTTTTATGTCTTCCTTTGCCAGTTCAGCCTTCAATTTCTCATTGATTTCTCCGATCAGGCAGTCGGTCTCACCTCTAGCCTGAATCCATTCCTTTACAGGTTCCGGTGACCTCCAATTTAGCTTCACAAGGTTTTTTTCAAAAGGCAGAAAGAAGGAAACAACAGTTTTTGCCTCAAGGAAGATCTCTTTCGGGTTTAGGTGGTGAGGTCCAATAATTTTCTTCATCTCATCAAAAATAGGGTCATCGGCTGAAGCATATCCGACAATAGGTTCACGGTATCGAGTCTCAGTACCCGGATTTGTGGCGGCTGCTTTGATAATACTCTCTATCCTATTTTTAAGTCCCATATCAGTTTCTCCGGAAATCCAGTGAGAAGCATAACCGATAAGGGAAAATAATATTGAAAGGTCAGATCAAATGTTTCCCCTACAGTTTATCTTTTCTCAAGCTTTAATAAATATTCCTTAATATCCAGCCCACTTGCATAACCCGTAAGTTTTCCATCTGCCCCAATAACTCTGTGGCAGGGAATAATTATCGGTATCGGATTCCTGTTGTTTGCAAGCCCCACAGCCCTGTAAGCTCTGGGCTTTCCAATAGATGCTGCTATCTCTTTATAAGTGCGGGTTTCCCCATAAGGAATTTCACATAAAGCTTTCCAGACAGACTTCTGGAAATCCGTTCCCTCTGGAGCCAGTTTAAGGTTGAAAGATTTTAATTCTCCGGAAAAATAAGCTTCAAGTTGCCTGACAGCTTCTTTGAAAAAATCTGTGTTTTGTATCCAGTCCTTAGGAATATCCGCTTTCTTCTTGCCTTTCAGAAAAATAAGATGTTTTAACCCATCTTCGTTTCCTGCCAGAAGAATGGGACCTATTGGTGATTCGATTATATCGTAATACACTTTGTTTGTCACCTTTAGTGCGAATAGAAAATATTGTATCGTCCTAGTTGAAATGCTTATTCAATAGATGTCTATTCAATGATGTTTATTCAATAGATGTTTATCCAATAACTGGGTAAAGTAAGCTCTCTAAAGTAAACCAGATTAGAAAAATAATAAATTGAAGGTTAGGAACACTTAAACTCACAAGCCTTCTTAAGTTTTTTACCTGAACTCTTTACCTGAGGCATCAAACTCATTCTTTTTTATATTCACTTTTAAACTCGTTTTTCCAGAAAGTGCCCGAATAAATATTCAAGGTTTCTACTGCAGATTCAAATTCAGGGCTCTTCGCTTCTTTCTCCAGTTCATTAAGTTCCTGAATCCTCAATTCCACGACATCCATTGCATCCTCAAAAAGCTGTCTATTAATTACGATCCCGAAGTACTTTTTGAGTTTTTCTTCAGGCGGCATTGTTGAACCTGCCGATAGATATGCAATGTAATTTTCATTGAAAGTTTCAGGATCTTCTTTGTACTGTTTGAAAAGGGAGAGAGTTATTGCCTTTGAGATTGCATAGTTGAAGGTATAGTAGTTGTTTGTCAGATAAATATGATTAATAGCAGCCCATTCAGCTGAATTTACACCTGAGTCTTCAATGTAATATTCGACTGATTCACTCCCATACTCATTAGATAAATTTGTCCAGATCGCGTTGAGATCCTCGCCGCTGACTGTTCCGTTTTCAGCACATCGCTGGTGTGCTCTATATTCGAATTCCGCAATCATGGGCTGGCGAGTAAAGTAGTTCTGGTACTCCCCTATATGCTGAGAGAGAACATTAACTGCGGTCTTTTTATCAAAGTTTTGGATAACATGATCAATAAAAAGCTCTTCGTTGAAAGTAGAAGGTATTTCCATCTCGTAAATCTGTCCTGAGCAGTAGAGGTAATCGACAGAGTTCCCAATAAGGTAAAAGTTAATACCATGTCCCAGTTCATGAGTTATGGTTTTCTGATCTCTAATAATGCCATTGTAGTTGAGGAAAACAAGGGCAGGAGATTTCACAGAACATAATCCAATAGTATAACCTCCAGGCTGTTTTCCATGTTCAGGATCAGGATATACATCTACAAAATTACCAGTCACCATTCTTAAAAAGATTTCATTGAAACGAGGATCCATTTTGGAATAGGATTTCTGGATTTCCTGCAAGGCTTCGGTATATGTGTAGTTATTCCCAGGCTGATCTGTCAACTGAAGCATGAGATCATATGGTCTGAGGGCCTCAATCCCGAGCTTATTTCTCCTGAACTCGTTATATTCCTCGAATATACCTTTTCTCTCTTTAAAAACAGTGTTCATGTCATCAATCTGAGTACGGTTAAGATAGGAACTGTACAATGTGAAGTCATAAAAATCTGTATAGTTCAATTCCCGTGCAATAAGATCGTCAAGCTGAGCCTTTCTGGAATAGATAGATGCCATGGAATCGGATTCATTTCGCATATGGTAGTATCTCTTTTCATAACATCTCTTCCTGTTTTCCCGATTTTGATCTGTTGAGAGTAGAGTAGAGTAGGATTGGGAATTGACAGAAAAATTTTCCCCGTTCTCAAGTGTTATATTTCCTGCCATTGTAACGTTGTTTGTTACCTTCGACATCGCCTCAGTTTCCAATTTCATGCGCTGGTTTTCTAGCTCTGCAATGTATACAGCCTGAGATTCGTTCATTGCCCTGTGATCTGCGAATCTTCTGTATTTAGCTTCAAGATAAGGTCTGTACTCCTCAAGTTCAGGCTCTTCGGAAAAGAGTTTGTTCCATTCCTCATCATTGAGTGAAGTCAGCTTCACAACTGTAAATGAGTTGACTTTCCCGTACTCGGTAACCAGATTCTGGGAGTCCGTTAGAAGAGAAACAAAGAACGGGTCACTCACATTTTTACTAAATTGAGTATATGCATAAACGTAAAGAACCTCAAGAGATTTTGCGAACTCCTTTTCAGCATTCAGGAAGTCAAGTAAAACTGGTCCGGACAAATTTTCAAATTGTGGACGGAAAGTTTTGTTTATTTCCTCAGGCTTCTTTTTTAAGATCTCAAGTTCTTCCAGAGCTTCTTCCCTGCTGCTGAAAAGATAGGAATCATTCCACTCCGTAGTAACCTCATCGGGATCAAGTTTTTCAAATGTATATTCTTCGTTTATTACCTCAGATGAGTCCCCTAGCTTCGCAGCAGCCCCGCATTCTGAAAAAACGGAAAAGAACAGAAATATCCCAATAGTGATGAGTCCTTTAATTATTCTGAGAGCTATGAGCCCTTTAACTGATTTTATCCTCATAAACTACTACCCCTGACAGAATACCAAAATCATTATCCAAGTATTGTAAGAAAAGTTCCAGGCATTTTAATAAATTAGCAACAATAAGTTTAGATATTTTAAAAATAATGATGTAAAAAACTATCGATTTTAAACTGTTCTATAGATAAAAATGCGAAGCTGCAATTACATAGAAGCCCGAAAAGAAAGAAACGAAACTTGTCGAAAAAAGAGAAGCTATGTGCTTGAGAATTAATTAGATAATAAGATAGTCTCAAGAAATAGAATGATCCTAAAAGAAATAGATAAGTAAAGCCCGAAGGCTTCACTCTGAAATTTACAGTAACTGCTTATTTTGCGAGGTTATAGTTCTGGTTGACGATCTTGAGGGCACAGAAGTTCCCGCACATAGTACAGGTATCTGAGTCTTCGGGAGCCCTGCTGTCCCTGATTGCTCTTGCATGTTCAGGGTCGAGTGCAAGGGAATACATCTTTTCCCAGTCAAGTTCCCTTCTGGCTCTGCTCATATCAAGATCCCATTGTCTTGCCCTGTCAGGATACTTTATCATATCACCAACGTGGGCTGCAATTCTTGATGTCTTAACACCTGTAATCACGTCTTCAACGTTTGGAAGTGCAAGGTGCTCTGCTGGAGTCACGTAGCAGAGGAAGTCACAGCCATAAGCTGCGGAAACGGATGCTCCGATTGCAGTTACAATATGGTCGTAGCCTGGAGCAATATCTGTAACAAGAGGACCAAGCATGTAGAATGGCTTGTGACCGCTCATTTCTTTCATAAGCTTTACATTAGTTGCAATCTGGTCAAGTGGGACGTGACCAGGACCTTCGACAATGACCTGCACACCCTGTTTGTGTGCCCTTTCAGCCATTTCGGAGTTGATGATGAGTTCCTGGATCTGGGCACGGTCGGTTGCATCGTGGACTGCCCCTGCACGCATTCCGTTGCCTGTAGAAAGGACGACTTCGTGTTCCTTGAGGATCTCAACGAGGTAGTCGAAGTTTTCATAAAGCGGGTTTTCCTTTTCGTTGTGCAGCATCCAGGCGCTCATGAAAGCGCCACCACGGGAACAAAGTCCGCCGTACCTGCCGTGGGCTTTAAGCCTGTCAAGGGTGATGTTGTTGATCCCTGTGTGGATTGCCATGAAGTTGGTTCCGAGTTTTGCCTGGGCTTCGGTTGCATTGAAAAGCTCGTCTTCAGTCATATGCACAATTGAGCCGTACTTTCTTGCAGCTTCAATGAAAGCCTGATAGAGAGGCACTGAACCTACTGAAAGGGAAACGCTGTCAATAACTTTTTTTCTGATTTTAAGGAAGTCCCCGCCTGTACCGAGCTCCATCAGAGTGTCTGCACCTGCGGCTTCGGCAGCCTGAGCTTTCTTAACTTCCATTTCCTCATCAACAATGTCTGAGGATACGCCTATGGACGCATTGACCTTGGTTCTGAGCCCTTCACCTATACCGCAGATCTTTACCTCCCTGTATGGAGAAGTTGGAATAACGATTCTTCCGGCTGCAACACCGCGGCGGATGAATTCAGGGTCAAGCCCTTCATCCTTTGCAACAATCTTCATTTCCTCAGTAATAATCCCTTTCTTTGCATCTTCCACGATTGTCATATTATTAACCTCAAGCTTTCTATAATCTATAAAATTTGGTTGTAAGATTAAGCTGGAGTTAAGGCAAGGTTGAGTTAGAACATAAAAGGCGTGTAATTATATATAACACTTTTTAAAAAATTAACTTTAACTCTAATCAAGTTTACTTTACTTATATGCCTATAGGTGTTGAAAAGTATAGGAAATAAAATTAAAATAAATGTTTTATAAATAAAAGCTAAACTTCCTTTGAGTAAAAGGCAAGTAAAGTTGTTTTGGAGAAAACCGCACATTCAAAATTGCGTGTCTTTACCCTTCAGAATATTCAGGACTTACAGTTAAAATAGCTTCATCCATCTCAAGCTCGTGCTTTATTCTGATTGCATCTTTCTCCGAAATCCAGTTTACAGTTTTCTCCGAAATCCAGTTTATAGTTCCATCTTCAAAAAGAACGTAGCAAAAAGAGTAACTTTCTTATTTTAATCACAAATAAAGCTCTGGGCAAAGTTCTAAAAAAGTAAAATTTTAAACGCTGCTTTCCTGCGTTTATAAGGTATAGACCTGATAAACAATGAGCTTGAAGGATAGAGTATTCTTATTTTCTCTGTTTATTCATTTCCTTAATTAACTGAAGGGTTTGCCTGTGAAGAGTTAATATGAAATCGCTCAAGATTCCAAAGATGAACATCTGAAGACCGAATATGATTAGCAGGGATGTAAGGACAGAAAGGAGGGTATGGGTAATTCCATCTAGCCACTCAACTACCACAAAAGTTCCTGTAAACAGGCCTGCCAGAATAAAGATACAGCCTATAATTCCAAAATAAAACATGGGGTTATTCATTTTTGCAAGTCCGTAAATAGTAGTCCCA
The Methanosarcina thermophila TM-1 genome window above contains:
- a CDS encoding epoxyqueuosine reductase; this translates as MGLKNRIESIIKAAATNPGTETRYREPIVGYASADDPIFDEMKKIIGPHHLNPKEIFLEAKTVVSFFLPFEKNLVKLNWRSPEPVKEWIQARGETDCLIGEINEKLKAELAKEDIKAVVPEVTFDYKNRGFDFAWSHRSAAFAAGLGTFGVHHMLITKAGCAGRFGTILISAEIPPTPRPAEEFCRYKKGEECLVCVNRCPAEALTARGLDKEKCFKLLQENARIFPEFNQLACGKCATGPCALRSC
- a CDS encoding methylated-DNA--[protein]-cysteine S-methyltransferase; the encoded protein is MYYDIIESPIGPILLAGNEDGLKHLIFLKGKKKADIPKDWIQNTDFFKEAVRQLEAYFSGELKSFNLKLAPEGTDFQKSVWKALCEIPYGETRTYKEIAASIGKPRAYRAVGLANNRNPIPIIIPCHRVIGADGKLTGYASGLDIKEYLLKLEKR
- a CDS encoding M3 family oligoendopeptidase gives rise to the protein MRIKSVKGLIALRIIKGLITIGIFLFFSVFSECGAAAKLGDSSEVINEEYTFEKLDPDEVTTEWNDSYLFSSREEALEELEILKKKPEEINKTFRPQFENLSGPVLLDFLNAEKEFAKSLEVLYVYAYTQFSKNVSDPFFVSLLTDSQNLVTEYGKVNSFTVVKLTSLNDEEWNKLFSEEPELEEYRPYLEAKYRRFADHRAMNESQAVYIAELENQRMKLETEAMSKVTNNVTMAGNITLENGENFSVNSQSYSTLLSTDQNRENRKRCYEKRYYHMRNESDSMASIYSRKAQLDDLIARELNYTDFYDFTLYSSYLNRTQIDDMNTVFKERKGIFEEYNEFRRNKLGIEALRPYDLMLQLTDQPGNNYTYTEALQEIQKSYSKMDPRFNEIFLRMVTGNFVDVYPDPEHGKQPGGYTIGLCSVKSPALVFLNYNGIIRDQKTITHELGHGINFYLIGNSVDYLYCSGQIYEMEIPSTFNEELFIDHVIQNFDKKTAVNVLSQHIGEYQNYFTRQPMIAEFEYRAHQRCAENGTVSGEDLNAIWTNLSNEYGSESVEYYIEDSGVNSAEWAAINHIYLTNNYYTFNYAISKAITLSLFKQYKEDPETFNENYIAYLSAGSTMPPEEKLKKYFGIVINRQLFEDAMDVVELRIQELNELEKEAKSPEFESAVETLNIYSGTFWKNEFKSEYKKE
- the thiC gene encoding phosphomethylpyrimidine synthase ThiC, which produces MTIVEDAKKGIITEEMKIVAKDEGLDPEFIRRGVAAGRIVIPTSPYREVKICGIGEGLRTKVNASIGVSSDIVDEEMEVKKAQAAEAAGADTLMELGTGGDFLKIRKKVIDSVSLSVGSVPLYQAFIEAARKYGSIVHMTEDELFNATEAQAKLGTNFMAIHTGINNITLDRLKAHGRYGGLCSRGGAFMSAWMLHNEKENPLYENFDYLVEILKEHEVVLSTGNGMRAGAVHDATDRAQIQELIINSEMAERAHKQGVQVIVEGPGHVPLDQIATNVKLMKEMSGHKPFYMLGPLVTDIAPGYDHIVTAIGASVSAAYGCDFLCYVTPAEHLALPNVEDVITGVKTSRIAAHVGDMIKYPDRARQWDLDMSRARRELDWEKMYSLALDPEHARAIRDSRAPEDSDTCTMCGNFCALKIVNQNYNLAK